The following are from one region of the Novosphingobium humi genome:
- a CDS encoding beta-galactosidase, translating into MPGNAWAQTAAKPKDRATLPQSVLFGAAYYDEYAPTDRLDEDVALMKAAHISVVRIAESTWGTMETAPGVFDFHHIDRTLAAMQKAGIKVIIGTPTYAVPTWLARQHPDVLAITPQGPYTYGRRQNMDITSPEFRKAAERAIVALIDHVKDNPAVIGYQLDNETKAYGTSGPNVQAAFVAAMKQKFGGDLDALNKAYGLNYWSNRINRWEDFPSVNGSINASLSAAFAEFQRGLVNEYLGWQAGLVRAHARPDQFLTQNFDFEWRGYSYGVQPEVNHWQAARALDVAGVDIYHPGQDKLTGTEIALGGDLARSIKNGQNYLVMETTAQGFPEWTPYPGQLRLQAFSHLASGANMVEYWHWGTTANAVETYWRGLLSQDYKPNATYREAATIGADLARLGPKLVNMTKANKVAIYVSNRALTGFDSFKPQGDGHPVGYNDVLRGYYDALYRMNVEVDFITPDSATPLSNYKFVVVPALYAASDAEIDRLNDYAKAGGHLLYTFKSGFSDENVKVRYADQPGRIAQAAGIRYQQFAAPVGVSLDGDPFHVGEAANKVRWWMEFVEPTTAKVVARYKHPSWPNYAAITRNAWGRGQVTYVGFMPGEETIAALLKDEVAQAGVATEQVQFPLILRQGVLSNGHKVRYVLNYSPAPTTYAIPAASAELLSQRQYGAGQKLELGAWGVGILEEDR; encoded by the coding sequence TTGCCGGGAAATGCATGGGCTCAGACGGCGGCCAAACCCAAGGACCGCGCGACCTTGCCGCAAAGCGTGCTGTTCGGCGCGGCCTATTACGACGAATATGCTCCGACCGACCGGCTGGACGAGGATGTCGCGCTGATGAAGGCGGCGCATATCAGCGTGGTGCGCATTGCCGAATCGACATGGGGCACGATGGAGACCGCGCCCGGCGTGTTTGATTTCCACCATATCGACCGCACTCTGGCCGCGATGCAGAAGGCCGGGATCAAGGTTATCATCGGCACGCCGACCTATGCCGTGCCGACATGGCTGGCGCGGCAGCATCCCGATGTGCTGGCCATCACGCCGCAGGGCCCCTACACCTATGGCCGCCGTCAGAATATGGACATCACCAGCCCGGAGTTCCGCAAGGCCGCCGAGCGAGCGATTGTCGCCCTGATCGACCATGTGAAGGACAATCCGGCGGTCATCGGCTATCAATTGGACAATGAAACCAAGGCCTATGGCACCAGCGGCCCCAATGTGCAGGCCGCCTTTGTCGCGGCTATGAAGCAGAAGTTCGGTGGCGATCTGGATGCGCTCAACAAGGCCTATGGGCTGAACTATTGGTCGAACCGCATCAATCGCTGGGAGGATTTTCCTTCGGTCAACGGCTCGATCAATGCCAGCCTTTCGGCCGCCTTTGCCGAGTTTCAGCGCGGTTTGGTCAATGAATATCTGGGCTGGCAGGCGGGACTTGTCCGCGCCCATGCCCGGCCTGATCAGTTCCTGACCCAGAATTTCGACTTTGAATGGCGCGGCTATTCCTATGGCGTCCAGCCCGAGGTAAACCACTGGCAGGCCGCGCGCGCCCTCGATGTGGCGGGGGTGGACATCTATCACCCCGGACAGGACAAGCTGACCGGCACGGAAATCGCGCTGGGCGGCGATCTGGCGCGCTCGATCAAGAACGGCCAGAACTATCTGGTCATGGAAACCACCGCGCAGGGTTTCCCCGAATGGACGCCCTATCCCGGGCAATTGCGGCTTCAGGCCTTCAGCCATCTGGCATCAGGCGCCAATATGGTGGAATATTGGCATTGGGGCACCACGGCCAATGCGGTGGAAACCTATTGGCGGGGCCTGCTGTCTCAGGATTACAAGCCCAACGCCACCTATCGCGAGGCCGCCACGATCGGCGCGGATCTGGCGCGCCTTGGCCCCAAACTGGTCAATATGACCAAGGCCAACAAGGTGGCGATCTATGTCAGCAATCGCGCGCTGACCGGATTTGACAGTTTCAAGCCGCAGGGCGATGGCCATCCGGTCGGCTATAATGATGTGCTGCGCGGCTATTACGATGCGCTCTATCGCATGAATGTCGAGGTGGATTTCATCACGCCCGATTCCGCCACGCCTTTGTCCAATTACAAATTCGTCGTGGTTCCCGCGCTTTATGCCGCCAGCGATGCCGAGATCGACCGGCTGAACGATTACGCCAAGGCGGGCGGGCATCTGCTCTATACGTTCAAGAGCGGTTTTTCCGACGAGAACGTCAAGGTCCGCTATGCCGATCAGCCGGGCCGCATCGCGCAGGCCGCCGGCATCCGCTATCAGCAATTTGCTGCCCCCGTCGGCGTTTCCCTCGATGGCGACCCGTTCCATGTGGGCGAGGCGGCCAACAAGGTGCGCTGGTGGATGGAATTTGTCGAACCAACCACAGCCAAGGTTGTCGCCCGTTACAAACATCCCTCATGGCCCAATTATGCCGCGATCACGCGCAACGCATGGGGGCGCGGCCAGGTCACCTATGTCGGCTTTATGCCGGGCGAAGAAACCATTGCGGCGCTGCTCAAGGATGAGGTGGCGCAGGCCGGTGTCGCCACCGAGCAGGTGCAATTCCCGCTGATCCTGCGTCAGGGCGTGCTGAGCAACGGGCACAAGGTGCGTTATGTGTTGAACTATTCGCCCGCCCCGACAACCTATGCTATCCCGGCCGCATCCGCCGAGTTGCTGAGCCAGCGCCAATATGGCGCAGGGCAAAAGCTGGAACTGGGCGCATGGGGCGTGGGGATTCTGGAAGAGGATCGCTGA
- a CDS encoding FadR/GntR family transcriptional regulator — protein sequence MTEPEEGAEKKAKRGTGRRLQGAIAHRLGTDIVSGVYAPGTVLASEVEFAEALDVSRGALREAMQVLAAKGLVESRPKAGTRVLPRTRWNLLDPDVLAWAFAGDPDPALVRGIFELRAVVEPAAARFAAQRRDREDLRAMKDALAAMRRHTLATDAGKAGDRDFHDAILRATRNPALVVLSASIGAAVHWTTQYKQRSRALPRNPIPDHAKVYEAIAAGDGDAAAEAMRVLVDLAMKDTAEEMGLSVLPQPEIDPA from the coding sequence TTGACCGAGCCGGAAGAAGGCGCCGAGAAAAAGGCCAAGCGCGGCACGGGGCGCCGGTTGCAGGGAGCCATCGCGCATCGGCTGGGCACGGATATCGTTTCGGGGGTCTATGCCCCCGGCACGGTGCTGGCCAGCGAGGTGGAATTTGCCGAGGCGCTCGATGTCTCACGCGGGGCGCTGCGCGAGGCGATGCAGGTGCTGGCGGCCAAGGGGCTGGTGGAAAGCCGCCCCAAGGCAGGCACGCGGGTGCTGCCCCGCACGCGCTGGAACCTGCTCGATCCCGATGTGCTGGCATGGGCCTTTGCGGGCGACCCGGACCCGGCGCTGGTGCGCGGCATCTTTGAACTGCGCGCGGTGGTCGAACCGGCGGCGGCGCGTTTCGCCGCGCAAAGGCGCGACCGTGAGGATCTGCGCGCGATGAAGGATGCGCTGGCCGCGATGCGCCGCCACACGCTGGCCACCGATGCGGGCAAGGCGGGCGACCGCGATTTTCACGATGCGATCCTGCGCGCCACGCGCAATCCGGCGCTGGTGGTCCTTTCGGCCAGCATCGGGGCGGCGGTGCATTGGACCACGCAGTACAAGCAGCGCTCGCGCGCCTTGCCGCGCAATCCGATCCCCGATCACGCCAAGGTCTATGAGGCGATTGCCGCAGGCGATGGCGATGCGGCGGCCGAGGCGATGCGCGTGCTGGTCGATCTGGCGATGAAGGACACCGCCGAGGAAATGGGGCTGAGCGTCCTGCCTCAGCCGGAAATCGACCCGGCATAA
- a CDS encoding IlvD/Edd family dehydratase translates to MTETRKLRSRAWFDNPDNIDMTSLYLERYLNFGISLEELRSGKPIIGIAQTGSDLSPCNRHHLVLAERIREGIREMGGIALEFPVHPIQETGKRPTAGLDRNLAYLGLVEAIYGYPLDGVVLTTGCDKTTPALLMAAATVNLPAIALSVGPMLNGWHKGERTGSGTIVWKGRQMLAAGEIDDEGFIKLVASSAPSTGYCNTMGTATTMNSLAEALGMMLPGSAAIPAPYRDRQECAYHTGRRIVQMVHEDLKPSDILTLDAFHNAIAVNSAIGGSTNAPIHLAAIARHIGVELPLSDWQDIGHKIPLLVNLQPAGEYLGEDYYRAGGVPAVVAQLMGQGLIRENAMTVNGKTMGENCRAATIEDEKVIRPFDQPIKEEAGFLVLTGNLFDAAIMKTSVISEEFRARYLSNPNDPEAFEGPAVVFDGPEDYHHRIDDPALGITPETLMFMRGAGPIGYPGAAEVVNMRPPAYLITEGVSALPCIGDGRQSGTSGSPSILNASPEAAANGGLALLKTGDRVRIDLRKGTVNVLISDEELDARRKALIEAGGYAYPASQTPWQEIQRAIVGQMNTGAILEGSEKYQRIAQTMGLPRDNH, encoded by the coding sequence ATGACCGAAACACGCAAATTGCGCAGCCGCGCATGGTTCGACAATCCCGACAATATTGACATGACCTCGCTCTACCTTGAGCGCTATCTGAATTTCGGGATCAGCCTTGAGGAACTGCGGAGCGGCAAGCCCATCATCGGCATTGCCCAGACCGGCAGCGACCTTTCGCCCTGCAACCGCCACCACCTCGTGCTGGCCGAACGCATCCGCGAGGGCATCCGCGAAATGGGCGGGATCGCGCTGGAATTTCCGGTCCACCCCATTCAGGAAACCGGCAAGCGCCCGACCGCCGGGCTTGACCGCAATCTGGCCTATCTGGGTCTGGTCGAGGCGATCTATGGCTATCCGCTCGATGGCGTGGTGCTGACCACGGGCTGCGACAAGACCACGCCTGCGCTGCTGATGGCGGCGGCCACAGTCAACCTGCCCGCGATTGCGCTCTCGGTCGGGCCAATGCTCAATGGCTGGCACAAGGGCGAGCGCACCGGCAGCGGCACCATCGTGTGGAAGGGCCGCCAGATGCTGGCTGCGGGCGAGATCGACGATGAGGGCTTCATCAAGCTGGTGGCCTCCAGCGCCCCCAGCACCGGCTATTGCAACACGATGGGCACGGCCACGACCATGAACAGCCTTGCCGAGGCTTTGGGCATGATGCTGCCCGGCAGCGCGGCGATCCCCGCCCCCTATCGCGACCGTCAGGAATGCGCCTATCACACCGGCAGGCGCATTGTGCAGATGGTGCATGAGGACCTCAAGCCCTCCGACATTCTGACGCTGGATGCATTCCACAATGCCATTGCCGTCAATTCGGCTATCGGCGGATCGACCAATGCGCCGATCCATCTGGCCGCGATTGCCCGCCATATCGGCGTCGAACTGCCCCTGTCGGACTGGCAGGACATTGGCCACAAGATCCCGCTGCTGGTCAACCTGCAACCGGCGGGCGAATATCTGGGCGAGGATTACTATCGCGCGGGCGGCGTGCCCGCCGTGGTGGCGCAATTGATGGGGCAAGGCCTGATCCGCGAGAATGCCATGACCGTCAATGGCAAGACCATGGGCGAGAATTGCCGGGCCGCCACCATCGAGGATGAAAAGGTCATCCGCCCGTTTGACCAGCCGATCAAGGAAGAGGCCGGTTTCCTCGTCCTGACCGGCAATCTGTTCGATGCGGCCATCATGAAGACCAGCGTGATTTCGGAAGAATTCCGCGCGCGTTACCTCTCGAACCCCAATGATCCCGAAGCCTTTGAAGGCCCGGCGGTCGTGTTCGATGGCCCCGAAGATTACCACCACCGCATCGACGACCCGGCGCTGGGCATCACGCCCGAAACGTTGATGTTCATGCGCGGGGCCGGGCCCATCGGCTATCCGGGCGCGGCCGAAGTCGTCAACATGCGCCCGCCCGCCTATCTCATCACCGAGGGCGTCTCGGCCCTGCCCTGCATCGGTGACGGACGCCAGTCGGGCACCAGCGGCAGCCCGTCGATCCTCAACGCATCGCCCGAAGCGGCGGCCAATGGCGGCCTCGCGCTGCTCAAAACCGGCGACCGGGTGCGGATCGACCTGCGCAAGGGCACGGTCAATGTGCTGATTTCCGATGAGGAACTCGATGCCCGCCGCAAGGCGCTGATCGAGGCGGGCGGCTATGCCTATCCGGCCAGCCAGACCCCGTGGCAGGAAATCCAGCGCGCCATTGTTGGGCAGATGAACACGGGCGCGATTCTGGAAGGCTCGGAGAAATACCAGCGCATTGCCCAGACCATGGGCCTCCCGCGCGACAACCACTGA
- a CDS encoding aldose epimerase family protein produces MKFYALASLAALGAATMANDAMAVTAKRENAGKLPDGAVVEAVTLSAGNGVSARILAYGATLQSLIAPDAKGRKADIALGYDDLDSYVNHPNYFGATIGRFANRIADGRFTLDGTTYQLPQNDHGQTLHGGGRGFDKVLWKVESISSGPVARLVLTHTSPDGDSGYPGTLKARVTYSLDEKGNLGILFEAETDKPTIVNMTNHAIFNMAGEGSPGGAMDNRLTIPAGAYTPVSPTLIPTGELRKVAGTPFDFRKGKRPNEGLREGHDEQIVAGRGFDHNFALDKGLTATPQLAARLVDPASGRTLEVLTTEPGLQFYTGNFLDGTLIGKHGHLYRMGDGIALEPQKFPDAPNHKNFVSARVDPGKPYRHAMIYRLTISH; encoded by the coding sequence ATGAAATTTTACGCCCTCGCGTCCCTTGCCGCCCTTGGTGCGGCCACGATGGCGAATGATGCCATGGCGGTCACGGCAAAGCGCGAAAATGCCGGAAAACTGCCCGATGGGGCGGTGGTCGAAGCGGTCACGCTGAGCGCGGGCAATGGGGTTTCGGCGCGAATATTGGCCTATGGCGCCACGCTGCAATCGCTGATCGCGCCCGATGCGAAAGGGCGCAAGGCCGATATTGCGCTGGGCTATGACGATCTCGATTCCTATGTAAATCACCCCAACTATTTCGGGGCCACCATCGGCCGCTTTGCCAATCGCATCGCCGATGGACGCTTTACGCTGGACGGCACGACCTATCAATTGCCGCAAAACGATCATGGTCAGACGCTGCACGGCGGCGGGCGCGGCTTTGACAAGGTTTTGTGGAAGGTGGAATCGATCTCCTCGGGCCCGGTGGCCAGGCTCGTTCTGACCCACACCAGCCCTGACGGCGATTCCGGCTATCCCGGCACGCTCAAGGCGCGCGTCACCTACAGCCTTGATGAAAAAGGCAATCTGGGCATCCTGTTCGAGGCCGAAACCGACAAGCCCACCATCGTCAACATGACCAACCACGCGATCTTCAACATGGCGGGCGAAGGCAGCCCCGGCGGCGCGATGGACAACCGCCTGACCATTCCGGCCGGCGCCTATACGCCGGTGTCGCCCACGCTGATCCCGACCGGAGAATTGCGCAAGGTGGCAGGCACGCCCTTTGATTTCCGCAAGGGCAAGCGCCCCAATGAGGGCCTGCGCGAAGGTCATGACGAGCAGATCGTTGCCGGGCGTGGCTTTGACCACAATTTCGCGCTGGACAAGGGCCTGACCGCCACGCCGCAACTGGCCGCGCGGCTGGTCGATCCGGCCTCGGGCCGCACGCTGGAGGTGCTCACCACCGAACCGGGCCTGCAATTCTACACCGGCAATTTCCTCGACGGCACGCTGATCGGCAAACATGGGCACCTGTACCGCATGGGCGACGGCATCGCGCTGGAGCCGCAGAAATTCCCCGATGCGCCCAACCACAAGAATTTCGTCTCCGCCCGCGTCGATCCCGGCAAGCCCTATCGCCATGCCATGATCTACCGCCTCACCATTTCGCATTGA
- a CDS encoding sugar MFS transporter, whose translation MAPPVGSSANVAAMDASHTDGHSHGHYGRALSLLATLFFMWGFITVINGTLLPHLRSVFELSYFQAALIESVWFIAYFFASIPAAMLIERIGYQKSLVTGLLIMAGGAVGMMVAASIPSYGITLAMLFVIASGITLLQVAANPYVAVIGPAETASSRLNLVQAMNSAGTMLAPMFGAWLILGRSKGGTAAAGTVLTQAERLADAHSVILPYGIVAVVLTVLAIVIARFPLPAIGAANRRVREATAEGSLWHRFWNHPLWQHRNLVLGVPAIFIYLIAEIGVGNLFINFISRPDIGGMTAEQAGRYLTLLWGGMMVGRFVGSAIMQKVDAGIVLAVFSVGAFVVMGITVVSSGQVAMWSLILVGLFHSIMFPTIFTLGIRGLGPLTEEGSGLLIMAIAGGALVAVQGWLADRYGLQASFILTAVCELYTLFYAVWGSRPTHALPDLEVE comes from the coding sequence ATGGCTCCCCCTGTAGGTTCGAGTGCGAATGTCGCCGCGATGGATGCGTCCCACACCGATGGCCACAGCCATGGCCATTATGGTCGCGCGCTGTCGCTGCTGGCCACGCTGTTTTTCATGTGGGGCTTTATCACGGTCATCAACGGCACGCTGCTGCCCCATCTGCGCTCCGTCTTCGAACTGAGCTATTTTCAGGCGGCGCTGATCGAATCGGTCTGGTTCATCGCTTATTTCTTCGCCTCGATCCCTGCCGCCATGCTGATCGAGCGGATCGGTTATCAGAAATCGCTGGTCACGGGTCTGCTGATCATGGCGGGCGGGGCGGTCGGCATGATGGTGGCGGCCTCGATCCCCTCCTATGGCATCACGTTGGCCATGCTCTTTGTGATCGCCAGCGGGATCACCCTGCTGCAGGTCGCGGCCAATCCCTATGTGGCGGTGATCGGCCCGGCTGAAACCGCCTCCTCACGCCTCAATCTGGTGCAGGCGATGAATTCGGCGGGCACGATGCTGGCGCCGATGTTTGGCGCATGGCTGATCCTTGGCCGGTCCAAGGGTGGCACGGCGGCGGCGGGCACAGTGCTGACACAGGCCGAACGTTTGGCCGATGCGCATTCGGTGATCCTGCCCTATGGCATTGTCGCAGTGGTGCTGACGGTGCTGGCCATCGTGATCGCGCGTTTTCCCCTGCCCGCCATCGGCGCTGCCAATCGCCGGGTTCGCGAAGCCACGGCTGAAGGTTCGCTCTGGCATCGTTTCTGGAACCATCCCCTGTGGCAGCATCGCAATCTGGTGCTGGGGGTTCCGGCGATCTTCATCTATCTGATCGCGGAAATCGGGGTCGGCAATCTGTTCATCAATTTCATCAGCCGCCCCGACATCGGCGGCATGACCGCCGAACAGGCCGGGCGCTATCTGACGCTGCTGTGGGGCGGGATGATGGTGGGGCGCTTTGTCGGTTCGGCCATTATGCAAAAGGTCGATGCCGGGATCGTGCTGGCGGTGTTTTCGGTCGGTGCCTTTGTAGTGATGGGCATCACGGTGGTCTCTTCCGGCCAGGTGGCCATGTGGTCGCTGATTCTGGTCGGCCTGTTCCATTCGATCATGTTCCCCACGATCTTCACGCTGGGCATTCGCGGCCTTGGCCCGCTGACCGAGGAAGGTTCAGGTCTGCTGATCATGGCGATTGCGGGCGGTGCGCTGGTGGCGGTGCAGGGCTGGCTGGCCGACCGTTACGGCTTGCAGGCCTCCTTTATCCTGACCGCCGTGTGTGAGCTTTATACCCTGTTCTACGCGGTCTGGGGTTCGCGCCCGACGCATGCCCTGCCCGATCTCGAGGTGGAATGA
- a CDS encoding aldehyde dehydrogenase (NADP(+)) yields MTEFRSIDAATGEASGRAFAVDGLAQVEAACAAAEAAFDTYRATSREARAAFLETIADEILALGDDLIVAAMRESGLPRARLEGERGRTMGQLRLFAQVVRAGAWQQLRIDPALPDRAPLPRPDLRLRMIPVGPVAVFGASNFPLAFSTAGGDTASALAAGCPVVVKGHPAHPETGALVASAIARAVAACGLPGGVFGHLVGPSNELGAALVQDPRIAAVGFTGSRAGGLALVNLAAARPVPIPVYAEMSSINPVLLMPEALKARGAALGTAFVGSLTMGAGQFCTNPGLLLAIEGEGLEEFIATATGAVAQAPAQVMLTKGIGAAYRQGTAALAGADGVEQLAAGEPGEGTACGAILFQTTAAAFLANPALAHEVFGASSILVRCADAAELTAVLKGLEGQLTATLHMDDADADLAAAILPVLERKVGRILANGWPTGVEVCHAMVHGGPFPATSDARTTSVGTLAIDRFLRPVSYQNIAPALLPAELRDDARGDGAPRLIDGVLTL; encoded by the coding sequence ATGACTGAATTTCGTTCGATTGATGCCGCCACAGGCGAAGCATCGGGCCGCGCCTTTGCCGTCGATGGTCTGGCGCAGGTCGAGGCGGCATGCGCCGCGGCCGAGGCCGCCTTCGACACCTATCGCGCCACGAGCCGCGAGGCCCGCGCCGCATTCCTCGAAACCATTGCCGATGAAATCCTTGCCCTTGGCGACGATCTGATCGTGGCGGCGATGCGCGAGAGCGGCCTGCCGCGCGCGCGCCTTGAAGGCGAACGCGGCCGCACGATGGGCCAGCTTCGCCTGTTCGCGCAGGTGGTGCGCGCCGGGGCGTGGCAGCAGTTGCGCATCGATCCCGCGCTGCCCGACCGCGCGCCCTTGCCGCGCCCCGATCTGCGCCTGCGGATGATCCCGGTGGGGCCGGTGGCGGTGTTCGGCGCGTCCAATTTCCCGCTCGCCTTTTCGACCGCCGGTGGCGACACCGCCTCGGCGCTGGCCGCCGGGTGTCCGGTGGTGGTCAAGGGCCATCCGGCGCATCCCGAAACCGGCGCGCTGGTGGCCTCGGCCATTGCGCGGGCGGTGGCGGCCTGCGGCCTGCCGGGCGGCGTGTTCGGCCATCTGGTCGGCCCGTCGAACGAATTGGGCGCGGCGCTGGTGCAGGACCCGCGCATCGCGGCGGTGGGCTTTACCGGATCGCGTGCGGGCGGTCTGGCGCTGGTCAATCTGGCCGCCGCGCGCCCGGTGCCGATCCCGGTCTATGCCGAAATGAGCAGCATCAACCCCGTTCTGCTGATGCCCGAAGCCTTGAAGGCTCGCGGCGCGGCGCTGGGCACGGCTTTCGTCGGTTCGCTGACCATGGGCGCGGGCCAGTTCTGCACCAACCCCGGCCTGCTGCTGGCGATTGAGGGCGAGGGGCTGGAGGAATTCATCGCCACCGCCACGGGCGCCGTGGCGCAGGCCCCCGCGCAGGTCATGCTGACCAAGGGCATCGGCGCGGCCTATCGTCAGGGCACCGCCGCTCTGGCGGGCGCCGATGGCGTCGAGCAACTGGCGGCGGGCGAACCGGGCGAGGGCACCGCTTGCGGCGCGATCCTGTTCCAGACCACTGCGGCCGCTTTCCTCGCCAATCCGGCGCTGGCCCATGAAGTGTTTGGCGCTTCCTCGATCCTCGTGCGCTGCGCCGATGCGGCGGAACTGACCGCTGTGCTCAAGGGGCTGGAAGGGCAACTGACGGCCACGCTGCATATGGACGATGCCGACGCCGATCTGGCCGCCGCCATCCTGCCGGTGCTGGAGCGCAAGGTGGGCCGCATTCTGGCCAATGGCTGGCCCACGGGCGTCGAGGTGTGCCATGCGATGGTCCACGGCGGGCCTTTCCCGGCCACCAGCGATGCGCGCACGACCTCGGTGGGCACTCTTGCCATCGACCGTTTCCTGCGTCCGGTCAGCTATCAGAACATCGCGCCTGCGCTGCTGCCCGCCGAATTGCGCGATGATGCGCGCGGCGATGGCGCGCCGCGGCTGATCGACGGCGTGCTCACGCTCTGA
- the araD1 gene encoding AraD1 family protein encodes MAQRLLQHRADDGARSVILADGDQAWFLNGVSSTRELALRAIAAGHSLSAQAEAAGKGAAVDIAAELAAGRLIAPIDHEDPAHLWMTGTGLTHLGSAEGRNKMHAAAAAGEKLTDSMRMFLEGVEGGKPEAGQVGQQPEWFYKGDGSQLVGPGHDLLSPAFAQDGGEEPELAGVYIVGPDGTPFRLGLALANEFSDHVTERHNYLWLAHSKLRVAALGAELLIGEVPEDIRGTSRILRDGATLWEKPFLSGEANMSHSIGNLEHHHFKYGLFRRAGDVHVHFFGTATLSFSDEVRTAPGDEFEISAAPFALPLRNRLTIAQAETVSVKVL; translated from the coding sequence ATGGCCCAGCGCCTTTTGCAGCACCGCGCCGATGATGGCGCACGTTCCGTCATTCTGGCCGACGGGGATCAGGCATGGTTCCTCAATGGCGTGTCCTCCACCCGCGAACTGGCTTTGCGCGCGATTGCGGCCGGGCATTCCCTGTCGGCCCAAGCCGAAGCAGCGGGCAAGGGCGCGGCGGTGGATATTGCGGCGGAATTGGCGGCCGGTCGCCTGATCGCCCCGATTGACCATGAAGACCCGGCCCATCTGTGGATGACAGGCACGGGCCTGACGCATCTTGGCTCGGCCGAGGGGCGCAACAAGATGCATGCCGCCGCCGCTGCCGGCGAAAAGCTGACCGATTCCATGCGCATGTTCCTTGAAGGCGTCGAAGGCGGCAAGCCCGAAGCCGGACAGGTCGGCCAGCAGCCCGAATGGTTCTACAAGGGCGATGGTTCGCAGCTTGTCGGCCCCGGCCATGATCTGCTCAGCCCCGCCTTTGCCCAGGACGGCGGCGAGGAGCCGGAGCTGGCGGGCGTCTATATTGTCGGCCCGGATGGCACGCCTTTCCGCCTTGGCCTTGCGCTGGCCAATGAATTTTCCGACCATGTGACCGAGCGGCACAATTACCTGTGGCTGGCCCATTCCAAGCTGCGTGTGGCGGCGCTGGGCGCGGAACTGCTGATCGGCGAGGTGCCGGAGGACATTCGCGGGACCAGCCGCATCCTGCGCGATGGCGCAACCTTGTGGGAAAAGCCCTTCCTTTCGGGCGAGGCGAATATGTCGCACAGCATCGGCAATCTGGAGCATCACCATTTCAAATATGGCCTGTTCCGCCGCGCGGGCGATGTGCATGTGCATTTCTTCGGCACGGCCACGCTGTCCTTTTCGGACGAGGTGCGCACCGCGCCGGGCGACGAGTTTGAAATCAGCGCCGCGCCTTTTGCGCTGCCTTTGCGCAACCGGCTGACGATTGCACAGGCGGAAACTGTCTCGGTAAAGGTGCTTTAA
- a CDS encoding Gfo/Idh/MocA family protein, producing MAIRIALVGVGKIARDQHLPAIAANPDYELVATVSRHNPQLSVPWFADLDDLLASGLAVDAVALCTPPQVRYGLAVKALRHKLHVFLEKPPGATLAEVESLRAIADEAGVTLFASWHSRYAAGVEPARAWLAAREIRDVKIIWREDVRVWHPGQAWIWQAGGLGVFDPGINALSIATHILPRPFFLTNATLEVPANCQAPIAADLHFTDSAGTPIHMDLDFRQTGPQSWDIIVETDGGTLKLAKGGSVLTLPEGVHEAEDREYPELYARFAGLVAGGQSDVDIAPLRHVADAFLRGHMRAVEPFIE from the coding sequence ATGGCCATCCGCATCGCTTTGGTTGGCGTGGGCAAGATCGCCCGCGACCAGCATTTGCCCGCCATTGCCGCCAACCCCGATTATGAACTGGTGGCAACGGTCAGCCGCCATAACCCCCAGTTGTCCGTGCCGTGGTTTGCCGATCTGGACGATCTTCTGGCCTCGGGGCTGGCGGTTGATGCGGTGGCGCTCTGCACCCCGCCGCAGGTGCGATACGGTTTGGCGGTCAAGGCGTTGCGGCACAAGCTGCATGTCTTTCTCGAAAAGCCGCCCGGTGCGACATTGGCCGAGGTCGAATCCCTGCGCGCCATCGCCGATGAGGCAGGCGTTACGCTGTTTGCCTCGTGGCATTCGCGCTATGCGGCGGGCGTTGAACCGGCGCGGGCATGGCTGGCCGCGCGCGAGATCCGCGATGTGAAGATCATCTGGCGTGAGGATGTGCGCGTGTGGCATCCGGGGCAGGCGTGGATCTGGCAGGCGGGCGGATTGGGCGTGTTCGATCCGGGCATCAACGCGCTTTCCATTGCCACGCACATCCTGCCGCGCCCCTTCTTCCTGACCAATGCCACGCTGGAGGTGCCAGCGAACTGTCAGGCGCCCATCGCCGCAGACCTGCACTTTACCGACAGCGCAGGCACGCCGATCCACATGGATCTGGATTTCCGCCAGACCGGGCCGCAAAGCTGGGACATCATCGTGGAAACCGATGGCGGCACGTTGAAATTGGCCAAGGGCGGCTCGGTTTTGACCCTGCCCGAAGGCGTGCATGAAGCCGAGGACCGGGAATATCCCGAACTCTATGCACGCTTTGCCGGGCTGGTGGCCGGGGGGCAGAGCGATGTCGACATCGCCCCGCTGCGTCATGTCGCGGATGCTTTCCTGCGCGGCCATATGCGCGCCGTCGAGCCCTTTATCGAATAG